Proteins from a genomic interval of Zingiber officinale cultivar Zhangliang chromosome 1B, Zo_v1.1, whole genome shotgun sequence:
- the LOC122048887 gene encoding probable pectate lyase 5, whose protein sequence is MAAFVVLFLLALLSCNVLCSSSRTFPSKSIAAAAAAAAAAAVEDPELVVQEVQRSLNMSRRELGYLSCKTGNPIDDCWRCDPGWAKNRQRLADCAIGFGKNAIGGRDGDIYVVTDSGDDDPVNPKPGTLRYAVIQEEPLWIVFDHDMTIKLKEELLMNSYKTLDGRGANVHIAGGPCITVQYVSNVIIHGLHIHDCKQGGNANVRDSPGHYGWRTLSDGDGVSIFAGAHVWVDHCTISSCRDGLVDAIHGSTAITISNNYFSHHDKVMLLGHSDDLAADKSMQVTIAFNHFGEGLVQRMPRCRHGYFHVVNNDYVHWEMYAIGGSAAPTINSQGNRFLAPNDQFAKEVTKREEAAESEWKKWNWRSEGDLMLNGAFFTPSGAGASSSYAKASSLSARSSSVVDALTAAAGALTCKKGSRC, encoded by the exons ATGGCAGCATTCGTGGTGCTCTTCCTCCTCGCCTTGTTGTCCTGCAacgttctctgctcttcttctcgCACTTTTCCTTCGAAATCAattgcggcggcggcggcggcggcggcggcggcggctgtcGAAGATCCTGAGTTAGTCGTACAAGAGGTGCAAAG GAGTTTGAACATGTCGCGGCGGGAACTGGGGTACTTGTCGTGCAAGACCGGGAACCCGATCGACGACTGCTGGCGGTGCGATCCGGGGTGGGCCAAGAACCGGCAGCGGCTGGCGGACTGCGCGATTGGGTTCGGGAAGAACGCGATCGGCGGCCGCGATGGTGACATTTACGTGGTGACTGACAGCGGCGACGACGACCCGGTGAACCCCAAGCCGGGGACGCTGCGGTACGCGGTCATCCAAGAAGAGCCGCTCTGGATCGTCTTCGACCACGACATGACCATCAAGCTCAAGGAGGAGCTGCTGATGAACTCTTACAAGACCCTCGACGGCCGCGGCGCCAACGTGCACATCGCCGGCGGGCCCTGCATCACGGTGCAGTACGTTAGCAACGTCATCATCCACGGCCTCCACATCCACGACTGCAAGCAAGGCGGGAACGCGAACGTGCGCGACTCTCCGGGGCACTACGGATGGCGCACGCTGTCGGACGGCGACGGCGTGTCCATCTTCGCCGGCGCCCACGTGTGGGTCGACCACTGCACGATCTCCAGCTGCCGCGACGGGCTGGTGGACGCCATCCACGGATCCACCGCCATCACCATCTCCAACAACTACTTCAGCCACCACGACAAGGTGATGCTGCTGGGCCACAGCGACGACCTCGCCGCCGACAAGAGCATGCAGGTCACCATCGCCTTCAACCACTTCGGCGAAGGCCTCGTGCAGAGGATGCCAAG GTGTCGCCATGGCTACTTTCACGTGGTGAACAACGACTACGTTCATTGGGAGATGTACGCGATCGGAGGGAGCGCGGCGCCGACAATAAACAGCCAAGGCAACAGGTTCCTCGCACCCAACGATCAGTTCGCCAAGGAGGTGACCAAGCGGGAGGAGGCGGCGGAGAGCGAGTGGAAGAAGTGGAATTGGAGGTCGGAAGGAGATCTGATGCTGAACGGAGCCTTCTTCACGCCATCGGGGGCCGGAGCATCGTCGAGCTACGCGAAAGCGTCGAGCTTGAGCGCGCGGTCGTCGTCGGTGGTCGACGCGTTAACGGCGGCTGCCGGCGCGCTCACGTGCAAGAAAGGCTCCCGTTGCTGA
- the LOC122048872 gene encoding anthranilate synthase alpha subunit 1, chloroplastic-like, with protein MVAVTFSFCSQLLGLRGRHLTPPFRFPSAVAASCHKGIQFPIISSLAPSTKRSAVSHSSSEETVEKDEAFKFAEAAKVGNLVPLRRCIFSDQLTPVVAYRCLVKEDDFEAPSFLFESVEQGSRGNNVGRYSVVGAHPAMEIVARENMVSVMDHEEERMTEEIVDDPMRIPKSIMEGWSPQTIDEFPDAFCGGWVGYFSYDTMRYLEKKKLPFSGSPKDDRNLPDIHLGLYNDVIVFDHVEKKAHVIHWVRLDRYSSIEEAYQDGKSHLEAFLSKVHTGKVPRLSAGSIKVHTNTFGPSLTKSSMTNEEYKKAVLQAKEHIFAGDIFQIVLSQRFERRTYASPFEVYRSLRIVNPSPYMAYIQARGCVLVASSPEILTRVKKRKIINRPLAGTIRRGTTEEEDKSNEQQLLSDEKQRAEHIMLVDLGRNDVGRVSKPGSVKVEKLMNIERYSHVMHISSTVIGELFDHLTCWDALRAALPVGTVSGAPKVRAMELIDQLEFTRRGPYSGGFGGISFTGDMDIAIALRTILFLTGSQYNTMYSYKDPKRRQEWVAHLQAGAGIVADSNPDDELKECENKAAALSRAIDLAESTFVEKL; from the exons ATGGTAGCTGTCACCTTCTCGTTCTGCTCGCAGTTGCTGGGCCTACGCGGTCGCCACCTGACCCCACCGTTCCGGTTCCCTTCCGCCGTCGCCGCGTCCTGTCACAAAGGAATCCAATTTCCCATCATCTCTTCGTTAGCTCCCTCAACCAAACGCTCGGCCGTCTCACATTCCTCCTCGGAGGAAACAG TTGAAAAAGATGAGGCATTTAAGTTCGCGGAGGCTGCCAAAGTTGGCAATTTGGTGCCCCTTCGCCGTTGCATTTTCAGTGACCAGCTGACGCCGGTTGTGGCCTATCGTTGTCTTGTGAAGGAGGATGACTTTGAAGCACCAAGCTTTCTATTTGAGTCAGTGGAGCAAGGTTCCCGGGGGAATAATGTG GGACGTTATAGTGTTGTTGGAGCTCATCCAGCAATGGAGATTGTGGCCAGGGAGAACATGGTATCTGTTATGGATCATGAGGAAGAGCGAATGACAGAGGAGATTGTTGATGATCCCATGCGAATCCCCAAGAGTATCATGGAGGGTTGGAGCCCACAGACCATTGATGAATTTCCTGATGCTTTTTGTG GTGGATGGGTCGGCTACTTTTCCTATGATACCATGCGATATCTAGAGAAGAAAAAGCTTCCATTCTCAGGTTCTCCCAAGGATGATAGAAACCTTCCAGATATCCATTTAGGACTGTACAATGATGTTATAGTGTTTGACCATGTGGAAAAG AAAGCACATGTGATTCATTGGGTAAGATTAGACCGATACTCCTCGATCGAAGAAGCCTATCAAGATGGGAAGAGTCATTTGGAAGCTTTTCTATCCAAGGTGCACACCGGGAAAGT GCCCAGGTTATCTGCTGGATCTATTAAAGTCCATACAAATACTTTTGGCCCTTCTTTAACAAAGTCATCAATGACAAATGAAGAATACAAGAAGGCAGTTTTGCAGGCAAAGGAACACATCTTTGCTGGCGATATTTTTCAGATTGTTTTAAGCCAGCGTTTTGAGCGGCGCACATATGCATCTCCATTTGAAGTATATCGCTCACTGAGAATTGTGAATCCAAGTCCATACATGGCCTACATACAG GCAAGAGGATGCGTTCTTGTAGCATCCAGCCCTGAAATTCTTACTCGTGTAAAGAAG AGGAAAATTATTAATCGACCTCTTGCTGGGACAATTAGAAGAGGAACAACAGAGGAGGAGGATAAATCAAATGAACAACAGCTACTAAGCGATGAAAAGCAACGTGCAGAGCATATCATGCTTGTAGATTTGGGAAGAAATGATGTTGGAAGG GTATCAAAACCTGGATCGGTAAAGGTGGAAAAACTAATGAATATCGAGAGATACTCCCATGTGATGCACATCAGTTCGACG GTAATTGGAGAGTTATTTGATCATCTGACTTGCTGGGATGCTCTCCGAGCTGCATTGCCTGTCGGAACAGTCAGTGGAGCTCCAAAG GTAAGAGCCATGGAGTTAATTGATCAATTGGAATTCACACGACGAGGACCGTACAGTGGTGGCTTTGGAGGAATCTCATTTACCGGCGACATGGACATTGCAATTGCTCTTCGGACCATATTATTCTTGACTGGGAGCCAGTACAACACTATGTACTCATACAAGGATCCCAAGAGGCGCCAAGAATGGGTGGCACACCTTCAAGCTGGAGCAGGCATTGTAGCAGACAGCAACCCTGATGATGAGCTGAAAGAATGTGAGAACAAAGCTGCAGCCCTTTCTCGCGCCATTGATCTCGCGGAGTCTACATTCGTCGAAAAATTGTAG